Proteins encoded by one window of Streptococcus sanguinis:
- a CDS encoding class I SAM-dependent rRNA methyltransferase yields MNKLTVTQQAEEKLRKGILLLDKKDFGALSLQNQCVELQNRQGKFLGTAYLSPQNKGVGWLISQKKVELNSDFFQGLFEQAKSRRSTYFHSSDTTAFRLFNQEGDGFGGFTVDFYNDFALFSWYNDFVFAIKERILTAFAKVFPEIQGAYEKIRFKGLNYESAHLYGAEAPETFTVLENGVRYQVFLNDGLMTGIFLDQHDVRASLVDGLAAGKSLLNMFSYTAAFSVAAAMGGASQTVSVDLAKRSRELSEAHFLANGLTLDQHRFQVMDVFDYFKYAKRHDLSFDVIVIDPPSFARNKKRTFSVAKDYHRLVAQALEILNPKGIMILSTNAANLSKSKFKQEIEKGLAGRKHRYLAEYGLPADFVYNKKDGSSNYLKVFTIKVDQ; encoded by the coding sequence ATGAATAAACTTACTGTTACTCAACAGGCAGAAGAAAAACTGAGAAAGGGCATTCTTTTATTAGATAAAAAGGATTTTGGCGCTCTCTCGCTTCAGAATCAATGTGTGGAGCTCCAAAACCGTCAGGGAAAGTTTTTAGGCACAGCTTATCTCTCTCCGCAGAATAAGGGAGTTGGCTGGCTGATTTCCCAGAAGAAAGTAGAGCTGAACTCGGATTTTTTTCAAGGCCTCTTTGAGCAGGCTAAGAGCAGACGTTCTACTTATTTCCATTCGTCTGACACGACAGCCTTTCGACTCTTTAATCAAGAAGGGGATGGCTTCGGTGGCTTCACAGTGGATTTCTACAATGACTTTGCGCTTTTTTCTTGGTACAATGACTTTGTTTTTGCTATAAAGGAGCGGATTCTGACAGCCTTCGCTAAGGTTTTCCCAGAGATTCAGGGAGCTTATGAAAAGATTCGTTTCAAGGGTTTGAACTATGAATCAGCTCATCTCTACGGAGCGGAAGCTCCAGAAACCTTCACAGTCTTGGAGAACGGTGTTCGCTATCAGGTTTTTCTGAATGATGGTCTCATGACCGGTATCTTTCTGGATCAGCACGATGTGCGTGCTAGTCTGGTAGATGGTCTGGCTGCTGGTAAAAGTTTACTCAATATGTTTTCATATACAGCTGCTTTTTCAGTAGCTGCAGCCATGGGCGGTGCCAGTCAGACAGTATCAGTTGATTTGGCCAAGCGCAGCCGTGAGCTGTCAGAGGCTCATTTTCTGGCCAATGGTCTGACATTGGATCAGCATCGCTTTCAGGTGATGGATGTCTTTGATTATTTCAAGTATGCTAAGCGTCACGATTTAAGTTTTGATGTCATTGTGATAGATCCGCCTAGCTTTGCCAGAAATAAAAAGCGAACATTTTCAGTTGCTAAAGATTATCATCGTTTGGTTGCACAAGCTTTGGAAATCCTGAATCCTAAGGGAATCATGATTTTAAGTACCAATGCAGCCAATCTTTCCAAAAGTAAGTTTAAACAAGAAATTGAAAAAGGTCTTGCCGGCAGAAAGCACCGCTATCTTGCGGAGTATGGCCTGCCAGCAGACTT